The window GGGCCGAAGCTCCGGCCGTCAACGCAACCGTCTTCACGCTTTCCAGCCATTCCGGACGGATCGCGCGGCAGTTCTCAATTAAGTACGCGGGAGTCTCGAGGCGAGTTGCAACTTCGACCAGTCGGTTTGAATTGGAACTATTCTCCGAACCGACAACCAGCAGCAGGTCGGCCTGTGGGGCGACGTTCTTCACTGCAATTTGACGGTTCTCGGTCGCGTAGCAGATGTCCTGCGCATGGGGCCCATGGATCTTGGGAAACCTGCGCTTCAAAGCTTCGATGATGTCTTTGGCTTCGTCGAGCGAGAGCGTCGTCTGCGTAAGATAAGCCACACGTTCCGGATCGGGAACGTGCAGGTTGTCGACCTCCTTGGGAGAGCTAACGACCTGCGTCACTTCTGGAGCCTCGCCGAGTGTACCGATGATCTCGTCGTGATCGCGATGTCCGACCAGAATCAGCGAATTGCCTTGCTTAGCAAACTTGATAGCTTCAACGTGGACCTTGGTCACCAGCGGGCAGGTCGCGTCGATCACCTTCAACTTGCGCGCCTTGCTGGCTTCGCGCACTTCCGGGGCTACGCCGTGCGCGCTGTAGATGACGCGCGCCCCTTCAGGCACGTCCTCGACGCTGTCGACAAAAATCGCTCCCTTAGCCGCCAAGTCATCGACAACATAGCGGTTGTGCACAATTTCTTTACGTACGTAGATCGGAGCGCCAAAGGTTTCGAGCGCAATGCGAACGATGTCGATAGCGCGCACAACACCCGCGCAAAATCCGCGAGGCTTGAGCAGCAGGACGATCTTTTCTTCGGTTGGCAGGGTCATTCCTTGTCTCTAAGTATAACCGTGAATGAGCAGATATCCCATTTCAACCCTAATGAGCGGGGTTGAGCCAGTCAATGCAAGTGAATGAAATGGCGTGAATTAACACTGGACGGCACCATTTGGGCCATTAATGGGGAAACCGCATTTTTTTATCGTTTCCTCCTTGCAACCCCGTCAGAGCAGTCATTCAGACCGAAGGCGATGGGCATGAGGATTATCTAACGCCGATTATGGTCGCGAGCTGTCTCTGGCGGTGCAGCTTGTTTCGACGCACGGTACCTATTCGACGCACGGTACCTATTCAATGTGCCGCGATTTGCGTTTCGATTTCCTTGCAGAAACTCAACTCTGGACGAAGATTTGCCCAGCGACAACTATGCCCATTTCGTCACCTGCCATTTACCGGTACCCTCGATGATGGTGACGTAGCGGTCGATAGGAACATTTGTAAACCGCTCGACAGCGCCGCTAGGTTGCGGCCATTTCACTTCAAGCCAGTCGATCTTCGTTCTTTTGCCGATACCGAGCACGATGCGCGGATCGTGCGAAGACAAATAACTGCCGCCTCCTACTTTCATGTGACTACGCTTCAGATCGCCGGCCTGGTAGGTCACACGCGCTCCGATCGCATCCCGATTGGCCTTTTTGCCGACCAGCTTCAAACCAACCCAATGACTTTCTGCGCCAATGTTGTTGCGCAGCAGCAATGGACCGCCATTGTTGCACGAGATAAGGACATCGATTGCACCATCATTATTGAAATCGCCGATCGCCAAACCACGAGCTGAAAGGGGCTTCGCGAAGACTGGCCCAGATTGAGCACTCACGTTCTTGAATCCGGAGCCGGTGTTCTGAAAGAGCATGAGCGGCTCGCGATAGGAGACGCGCGCATCGAGGAGGTTGATCAGATCATCCGGCTCCCCATTGGAGAGAAACAGATCGAGGTTCCCATCATTGTCGTAATCGAAGAACTTGAGTCCCCAGCCGCTCATGAGTCGCGTCGCATTCCCAATGCCTGTGGGTAGTGCCTGGTCATCGAAGGTCTCGTCGCCGTTGTTCTTGTAGAGCGCGTACATTTCGTTATCGATATTGGCGACGAAGAGATCGATGTTGCCGTCCTGGTTGTAATCGGCTGCGTCCACGCCCATTCCTGATCTGGGACGGCCGGCTGCGCTGTAGGCAATGCCTGCCGGTTCTCCAATTTCCTCGAATTTCCCCTTGCCACGATTTATGAACAGGAAGTTGGGGGCAGTGTCGTTGGCGACGAACAGGTCCATGCGTCCATCGTTGTTTACGTCCGCGGCTACTACACCCCACGCTTTCCCTAAATGGGCAGCGATTTCTGAGCTCTTGCTGACATCGGTGAATGTGCCGTCGCCGTTGTTATGGAAAAGCCAACTGGCCATCGGCTTGTAAATGCGCGGAATGCAATAGTGACGCTCCTGCTTCTCGACTTGTCCGCAGAATTGATCTTTTTCTCTGCTGTAATCGACGAAGCGGCAGACGAACAGATCGAGACGGCCGTCGTTGTCGTAATCGAACCACACGGCGCTCGACGACCAGCCCGGAGCGGCCACCCCGGCTTTCTCAGTAACGTCTGTAAACGTACCGTCGCCGTTGTTGTGATAGAGGATGCTGCGGCCGTACTGCGTAACGTACAGATCGGGAAAGCCGTCGCCGTCGTAGTCACCGACTGCAACTCCCTGCCCAAATCCTCCGCCGCCAACCCCTGCTTTTTCGGTGACGTCAGTGAACGTTCCGTCGCGGTTGTTGCGGTAGAGAGCATTGCGCAAAGGTGGATTCGGATCGAAGAAGTCGCATTTGCCGCTATTGACGAGATAGATGTCCATCCAACCGTCGTTGTCGTAGTCGAGAAAGGCGCAGCCCGCGCCAGTGGTCTCGGGCAAGTATTTGTGCGGCGATGCTCCGCTGCGGTGCACCCAGGTGATGCCGCTCGCCGACGGCGGAACTTCCTCGAATGGAGAAAGCGGTTGAGCACCGAACCCCAATCGGGAAAGCATTGAGAGCGCAGCCGCCTTGCCGAGGTTCTGGAGGAAAGCGCGGCGCGTGAGAGAGGAGATGATGTTCGGCCCGACTGGAAATTGTCTGATCACAAGTTATCAGAACTGCCGGCAACAGCCGCTGGGCCGGAGATGGCGGATGGCCAGCTCCGAGTAACGTGAGTTGACCGAATCCGGCAAGCAGCCGCAAACACGCGGCTGCCCCCGCGGCTACCGCCGCCGCTTCCGTTACTGCGGAGTCGCCGACGGATTTGCTTCCTGCATCTTGCGGTGAATCGCGAATTCACGCTCGGCCTCTTCTTTATGTCCGGTGCGGCTTAGGGCGGTTGCCAGATCATAGTGCCCGGCTGGATTCTCGGGTTGAAGCTTCACGCCGGTTTCCAGCGGCTGTAACGCATCTGCATATCGCTTTTCGCCGATTAGAGACGATCCTAGTCCGAGATAAGCCTCGGCAAAGTTGGCATCGAGCTTCGTCGCGCGCGAGAAGTGATTGACGGCTTCCGGCCACTGACTCGACTGCCGCGCGAGTTCGCCCAGGACATATTCGGCTCCGGCATTCTGGGGATCGATCTTAAGTTCCTGTTCGAAATTCTTCCTTGCATCGTCCACGACGTCTGGGCCGGGATTCGGTTTCGACAACAAGAGCCGGCCAAGCCGGTAATGAATGCCAGGCAGGTTCGGATTCATTGCGAGAATTTTGCGGTATTCGGCGGCCGCGTCATCCCATTTGCCCTGGGTCTCGAGCGATTCGGCATTCAGCTCGTGCACCTGATAAGAAGATGGGGCCACGCGTAATAGGTCCTGTGAAGCGCGAATTGCCAAATCGGAGTATGCGTGCGTTGCCTGATACAAAACTTCAGGATCGTCATGGAAGTCTCGATTCAAAACCTGAAGGAAATCGACAGCCTCGTAGGGCTGGTTGTGAGTCATGGCACAGCGCAATCCCGCGAGGCCGGCCTTCTTTTTTACGTCTGCTGCAATCGACTGATGCACCGCGCGTTTCAGTTCGGGAATCGCCTCAGCACAGCGCCCGGTGGCTGCGAGATTGATGGCATGGTTCGCAGCTGCAGCGGGCGGCTGCGACGGAGAACCTTGGCCGAAGGAAAGGATTGAGACAGTCAGCACCAACACAGAGCCGCTGACAAAGCGGGACACCATGGACGAAATCATAAGCCGGACCAGCAGAGCTTCTGCTCGAAAAAGTAAATGGCAGACGCGGTTACGCCTGCCATTCCCCTTTTCTCTTCTGTGTGCGATTCAGAAGTAGAATTTCAGCGCCAGTTGTATCTGTCGCGCATCCTGAGTTGAGTTGATGACCCCTGTGCTCATATTCGGGTGAGCAAAGTTGGGATGGTTAAAGGCATTCAGAAAATCGGCGCGGAATTGGAACCGCCGCACTTCGCCGATTGGGAAATTCTTCTGAAGGCTTATATCGGCGTCGATGTAGCCAGGTCCAATCACCGGACCCTGCGCCGGGCAGTTGCCAAACTGTCCAGGAGCTGTCGGCGTGACGAATGCTGGATTGAACCAGAGCAGGCCACTCGTGTCTGTGGTCTTCGGATAGCTCAACAAAGCATCGTTGCAGTTGGGTCGAGCACCGGGGGAACCAGTTCCAGTCGTATCACTTCCGTAAAGAGCGAGCGGGAACCCTGTATGCCAGGAGACAATCGGGTTGACCGACCAGTTCCCAACAACAGCATCAACTACCGCAGGCAGGTCTTTACCAAACTGCTTGCCGTGTCCAACTGGCAGTTGATAGATCGCGTAGGCGCTGACTATGTGCTTGGAATCCCAGTAGCACTGAGCCCATTCCGCGCGCTCGTTATAGAGATTCTGGAAGTACGGAGAAGCCGGCGTAGCTTGCGTGGTGCCGCTCCAGGTTCCGAAGTAGCCGCTGTTGTCCGTCATGCACTTCGAGTACGTGTAGGAGATTTGCGTCTCCAGCCCGTGGCTTTCACGCTTTTGCAGGACAGCTTGTAGCGCGTTGTACTTCATCGCACCGATGGAGGCGGTGTCTTTTACTACGCCGAATCCGTTTGGACCATAGGTCGGCGAAGCGACAGTTGATCCGTTTACGCCCGGTGGGTTCATGCCACCGACGTATGGAGTCGAAACGACGTTGCCGTTAACGAGTTGATTCTGAGTAAGCCAGACCGGAACCATGAG is drawn from Terriglobales bacterium and contains these coding sequences:
- the ispH gene encoding 4-hydroxy-3-methylbut-2-enyl diphosphate reductase, which produces MTLPTEEKIVLLLKPRGFCAGVVRAIDIVRIALETFGAPIYVRKEIVHNRYVVDDLAAKGAIFVDSVEDVPEGARVIYSAHGVAPEVREASKARKLKVIDATCPLVTKVHVEAIKFAKQGNSLILVGHRDHDEIIGTLGEAPEVTQVVSSPKEVDNLHVPDPERVAYLTQTTLSLDEAKDIIEALKRRFPKIHGPHAQDICYATENRQIAVKNVAPQADLLLVVGSENSSNSNRLVEVATRLETPAYLIENCRAIRPEWLESVKTVALTAGASAPECLVEEVVEYLSTKEGFNRVEEVEIMAENVRFGLPPEIVAAIQAAPSQTAVAAE
- a CDS encoding tetratricopeptide repeat protein; translated protein: MVSRFVSGSVLVLTVSILSFGQGSPSQPPAAAANHAINLAATGRCAEAIPELKRAVHQSIAADVKKKAGLAGLRCAMTHNQPYEAVDFLQVLNRDFHDDPEVLYQATHAYSDLAIRASQDLLRVAPSSYQVHELNAESLETQGKWDDAAAEYRKILAMNPNLPGIHYRLGRLLLSKPNPGPDVVDDARKNFEQELKIDPQNAGAEYVLGELARQSSQWPEAVNHFSRATKLDANFAEAYLGLGSSLIGEKRYADALQPLETGVKLQPENPAGHYDLATALSRTGHKEEAEREFAIHRKMQEANPSATPQ
- a CDS encoding CRTAC1 family protein; the encoded protein is MIRQFPVGPNIISSLTRRAFLQNLGKAAALSMLSRLGFGAQPLSPFEEVPPSASGITWVHRSGASPHKYLPETTGAGCAFLDYDNDGWMDIYLVNSGKCDFFDPNPPLRNALYRNNRDGTFTDVTEKAGVGGGGFGQGVAVGDYDGDGFPDLYVTQYGRSILYHNNGDGTFTDVTEKAGVAAPGWSSSAVWFDYDNDGRLDLFVCRFVDYSREKDQFCGQVEKQERHYCIPRIYKPMASWLFHNNGDGTFTDVSKSSEIAAHLGKAWGVVAADVNNDGRMDLFVANDTAPNFLFINRGKGKFEEIGEPAGIAYSAAGRPRSGMGVDAADYNQDGNIDLFVANIDNEMYALYKNNGDETFDDQALPTGIGNATRLMSGWGLKFFDYDNDGNLDLFLSNGEPDDLINLLDARVSYREPLMLFQNTGSGFKNVSAQSGPVFAKPLSARGLAIGDFNNDGAIDVLISCNNGGPLLLRNNIGAESHWVGLKLVGKKANRDAIGARVTYQAGDLKRSHMKVGGGSYLSSHDPRIVLGIGKRTKIDWLEVKWPQPSGAVERFTNVPIDRYVTIIEGTGKWQVTKWA